From a single candidate division KSB1 bacterium genomic region:
- a CDS encoding DUF4160 domain-containing protein — MIHYFAGVHTPIFDLEINQEIRCRFCPCSTVSSFACTFFDDKQHHDPHIHVEYGDSRAVIDILDGDILAGKLNHPNFACILRQQDEKNRKISSVPSPLRSTCPNVIANGPLTQG; from the coding sequence GTGATCCATTACTTTGCCGGTGTTCATACACCCATCTTTGATCTTGAAATAAACCAGGAAATACGATGCCGGTTTTGTCCATGTTCCACGGTATCATCGTTCGCATGTACTTTTTTCGATGACAAGCAGCACCACGACCCTCACATTCATGTAGAATACGGAGATTCAAGAGCTGTGATAGATATCCTGGATGGCGATATTCTGGCAGGAAAGCTGAATCATCCGAATTTTGCGTGCATTTTGCGACAACAAGATGAAAAGAATCGCAAAATCAGTTCCGTGCCTTCTCCGCTGAGATCCACTTGCCCCAACGTGATAGCGAACGGCCCACTCACCCAGGGGTGA